The Patescibacteria group bacterium genome segment ACAAAATTTATTCTGGGCATTTATTTACAATGTGGTAGGCATCCCAATAGCTGCGGGGGCTCTGTATCCCATTTGGGGGATATTTCTTAATCCAATTTTTGCCGGGTTGGCGATGGCAGGCAGCAGTGTGTCAGTGGTCGGGAATTCTTTGAGGTTGCGTGCCAAAAAAATATTTTAATGACTGACCGCTCCGTTCATATAAACTATGCAATAATTATGATATGAATAAAGTATGGGCAGTTCCATTTGTGGCTGTGAGCGGCGGATTGGCGTTTTTAGCGCATGCTTTTTGTCCGGTCTGTGCGGCCGGGGCGGTAGTTGGTTTGGGTATATCCCGCTATCTGGGAGTGGATGATAGTGTGACCGGTATCTGGATCGGTGGTTTGCTGGCGCTGCTGGCCATCTGGACGATAGCCTGGTTAAAACGGCGCTATCCGCGTTTGCCTGAATGGTGGCAGGCCGCAGTTTTCTTTGGCTATTATTGGGTTGTGTTGGGGCCGCTCTGGTGGCTGGGGAAAATCGGGCACCCTTTAAATCGTTTATGGGGCATCGATAGGTTATTATTAGGAGGGGCTATCGGTACGCTGATAGTTTTGCTGGGTCTCAAACTACACTACTCTCTGAAAACCAGAAATAATGGCAAATCGTATTTTCAATTTCAGCGCACAGTTATCATATTAAGCAGTTTGATTATTGCCAGTGTGATTTTTTATTTTTTAAGTAAGTAGTAAAGTAAGTACCAAGGTAAGTACCAAAGTAAGTAAATTATGACTGACAAAATTCAAAATTTAGATGAGTTTGTTGCCAAAGTGGATGCGATGAAAAAGGAGAATAAGTTGGATTTATCTTCCGACCAGGATTTGAGCATTGCCATTATGAATCTAGTGAGCTTGGAAGAACACTTCTTTTTTACCGCCGCCAAAACCGACAAAAATAAATATTATGATTTTATTGGCGAGATTCGGGAAATGCGGAAAAGTTTAATGGAGAAAATCGTCAAAAACCCGGAGGGGGAAATTTGGTGTATTTCCAAGCATCTCTTGGCGGCTTCCATGCGCTTACTGGAGGTGGGGAATAAACAATTAAGCTTAGGACGGAAAGAAGAGGCCTATGATCTATTCCAGAAATCCTATCAGCTCTACAATCTCTTCTGGGGCCTCAATATGAATTTGATCGATGTGGGGGAAATCAAGAAGATTGATGGAGGTGCCTTACATAAATCCGACACGGATAAAAAAGGTTTTCTCGGCAAACTGGGCGATATTCTCAAAAAAGCTCTTGATTGCTGCCGCGAGTAATTTGTTGCTCTGGTTGACAAAAACAACCAGTTAATCAATAATATGCCTTATGGCAAAGAAGATTAAAGCTAAGGTGAAATTGCAATGCCCCGCCGGCAAAGCTAATCCAGCACCTCCTGTAGGGACGGCTCTGGGTCCGCACGGTATCCAACTTATGGAGTTTTGCAATCAGTTTAATGAAAGAACCCGGGAATTGGGTGATACTGTGATCCCCGCTATTATTACTATCTATGAGGATCGCAGTTTTGACTTCATTTTGAAACAGCCTCCGATGTCGGAGCTGATTAAAAAAGCGGCTGGTGTGACTAAGGGTTCCGGCAAGCCGAATAAGGAAAAAGTTGCCAAACTAACTAAAGCCCAAGTGCGGGAAGTCGCCGAAAAGAAAATGTCCGATTTGAACGCTAACGATATTGAAGCGGCCGCCAAGATTGTCGAAGGCACAGCCAGAAGCATGGGCGTCGATACTGAATAGCATATAGAGGATAGCATCCAGCATCCAGGGAAAACGTGTCTGCGGCACAATCTAATTAAAATCATGCGAAGCATACCAACACTATATGCTAAATGCTAATCCCTAAATGCTTGTTTAATAATTAATTTGTGGGACCTAATCCAAGAGGTTAGGGTTTGTACCACGAGGAGGTAACATGGCAGTAGAAAAGAAGAAAACCACTAAGAAGTCGGGCGCGCCTAAGTCTTCGGGTGCCAAAAGGACAGAAGCACGCAAAACTGCTCCCATCAACAAAATGGGTCGGGGCAAAAAGTATTTAGAAATGGTTAAGTTAGTAGATAAAAGTAAATTTTATCCTATTACTGAAGCCATTGATTTGTTAATTAAAACTTCTCCAGTTAAATTTGATGCAACGGTAGAAACTCATATTCAAACTGGCTTGGATCCGAAAAAAGCGGATCAGAATTTGCGCGGAGTAGTAGCGATGCCGGCTGGACTTGGGAAAACCGTCAAAATTTTAGTGTTTGCCGAAGGTGAAAACGCGACAGCCGCCAAAAAAGCGGGTGCAGATTTTGTGGGGAGTGAAGATATGATCGAAAAGATCAAAGGTGGTTGGTTAGGTTTCGATTTAGCTATCGCCACCCCGGACTTGATGCCCAAGATTGGCCAGTTAGGTAAAACATTAGGGACAAAAGGTTTGATGCCTAATCCCAAAAGCGGTACGGTGACAGTTACACCGGCTAAGGCGGTGGAGGAATTCAAAAAAGGTAAAGTTGAATTTAAGTTAGACAAGGATGCCATTGTGCATTTAGGCTTTGGCAAAATCTCATTGGGCGTAGAAGGGTTGACGAATAATTTCACAACTTTATACAAAGCCATTATGGTGGCCAAACCAGCTAGCGCCAAAGGCATTTACATTAAAAAGATGAGTTTATCTTCGACCATGGGCCCCGGCATTAAGATAGATTTATCGAGTTTATAAACAAAATCCTGAGATGAAGTTTCAAGAATGGATACAAAATAAACCGATGCCGAAAAATAAGCGGGAAGCTTACCAGCTGTTATTTGATTACATTTTGGATTTGTCGGAGAAAAAAGATTTAGATTATTCCCCGCAAAATATTGGGCTATATGGGGAATTGGGTGTGGCGGTCAGGGTAGGCGATAAAGCCATGCGGTTAAAATCATTATTGGTAGATAAGAGAGTTCAGCGAGTTAATGACGAATCAGTCGAGGATACTTGGTTTGATCTGACTAATTACGGACTAATTGCTGTAATGTTGCGGCATAATTGGTGGTTGGAATTAGATTGGGGTAATAACCAAGAAAAGACTCAACCGGAAAAGCCTGAGGTTGACAGAGAGGCTCCGGTCGAGTAATATCCTAAACGTATCCTTTAAAGACCGTAGGCGGGGTCCAAACCCCATAAATCCTACCGAGAAGGAACCAATTAGCATTTAGGGGTTAGCATCTAGCATCTAGGGCTGGCAACTAAGGCAAAAGGTTCGTCTCGGAGGAGACGATTTTTTAATTTTAAGGAGTTAAAATGCCAAAAACCAGAGTTCAAAAAGAAGCTCAATTAACCAAACTGGTCGATAAGTTGAAATCCAGCAAAGCGGTAGTTTTGACAGAATTCACGGGTTTAACCATGGAAGACCTGGATGCTTTGCGGGCAAAAGCGCGCAAAGAAGGTGTCTCTTTCCAGGTAGCTAAAAATACTTTACTAGACAAAGCCACTAAAGAAGCGGGCATCGAGGGATTAATCACTCAAAAAGTCGGTAAGCAAATTGCCGTGGCGACCGACGGTGAAGACGAAGTGGCTATTTCTAAATTGATTTACCAGTTTGCCAAAAATCATAGCGAAAAAATTAAAATTTATGCCGGCATATTAGAAAAGAAAATTGTATCAGTTGATGTGATCAACCAGTTGGCGCAATTGCCCAGTCGCGAAGAATTATTGACTAAACTAGTCTGGACATTAAATTCTCCGCTCAGTGGATTTGTCCGAGTACTCAATGGCCCGGTACAAGGTTTTTACAATGTAATTAAAGCTTTATCAAGTAAATAATATTTATTAAGGTAAGCCCTCGATTTCACTCGGGCAATAACAACTATTTATTCTTCGAGTGAAAATCGCGATCTCGCGATTGAGTCGAGAAGTTACCTGAAAAAGAAAGGAAATATATGGCAGATGAACAAATGCAAAATTCCGATGGGGAAAAGGCTGTAGATACGAGTAAATTAACCAAGACCGCTACTCAAGTAATGGAATTGGTTGAAAAAATGTCTGTTCTAGAATTGGCAGACTTAGTTAAGGTTTTAGAAGATAAATTTGGCGTCAGCGCGGCTGCTCCGATGATGATGGCAGGCGCTATGCCGGGTGCCGCAGCGGCTCCTGCGGAAGAAAAAACCGAATTCGATGTGCACTTGACTGGGGCTGGTTCCAATAAAATTGGTGTCATTAAAGCTGTCCGTGAAGTGACCGTCTTAGGGCTAAAGGAAGCTAAGGATTTAGTTGAAGCTTTACCGAAAGTCTTAAAGGAAGGCGTCAAGAAGGCCGAAGCCGAAGAAATGAAAACCAAATTGGAAGCCGCCGGCGCCACTGTGGAACTTAAGTAATAAATAGCATTTAGGGGTTAGCATCCAGCATCTAAGGGCGGATACGAAGAACCCCAAAACAGAAATTATGCAAATAACCAAGGCCCGCTTCCTGCGGGTCTTTTGGTATATTATTTGTATGTCATTCCGGGCTTGCCTTTGCCCAGAGGGCTCTGGCCCGGCGGGACCCGGAATCTA includes the following:
- the rplK gene encoding 50S ribosomal protein L11: MAKKIKAKVKLQCPAGKANPAPPVGTALGPHGIQLMEFCNQFNERTRELGDTVIPAIITIYEDRSFDFILKQPPMSELIKKAAGVTKGSGKPNKEKVAKLTKAQVREVAEKKMSDLNANDIEAAAKIVEGTARSMGVDTE
- the rplA gene encoding 50S ribosomal protein L1 produces the protein MGRGKKYLEMVKLVDKSKFYPITEAIDLLIKTSPVKFDATVETHIQTGLDPKKADQNLRGVVAMPAGLGKTVKILVFAEGENATAAKKAGADFVGSEDMIEKIKGGWLGFDLAIATPDLMPKIGQLGKTLGTKGLMPNPKSGTVTVTPAKAVEEFKKGKVEFKLDKDAIVHLGFGKISLGVEGLTNNFTTLYKAIMVAKPASAKGIYIKKMSLSSTMGPGIKIDLSSL
- the rplJ gene encoding 50S ribosomal protein L10, whose protein sequence is MPKTRVQKEAQLTKLVDKLKSSKAVVLTEFTGLTMEDLDALRAKARKEGVSFQVAKNTLLDKATKEAGIEGLITQKVGKQIAVATDGEDEVAISKLIYQFAKNHSEKIKIYAGILEKKIVSVDVINQLAQLPSREELLTKLVWTLNSPLSGFVRVLNGPVQGFYNVIKALSSK
- the rplL gene encoding 50S ribosomal protein L7/L12 → MQNSDGEKAVDTSKLTKTATQVMELVEKMSVLELADLVKVLEDKFGVSAAAPMMMAGAMPGAAAAPAEEKTEFDVHLTGAGSNKIGVIKAVREVTVLGLKEAKDLVEALPKVLKEGVKKAEAEEMKTKLEAAGATVELK